One window from the genome of Desulforamulus ruminis DSM 2154 encodes:
- a CDS encoding ATP-binding cassette domain-containing protein, giving the protein MQPVIKAHDVVQVLNKKTVLKGINLEVPAGEALGIFGTRGTGKTTLLHLLAGIDQFHSGRVEILGMDIQKDNAYKKHLGLVTQERSLFRELKVAENLDFIATLRGGSRAVLGQLVKSLELNPLLKEPVSTLEDGAYQRVALACALLGDPKILLADELIRDIDFYSQRLLLKIVRQFLKEGGTFVCGFSQMDYAGQLNRIAWLTDGQLTFYRPEEAVKEWQRQFQEINRQSGEPHD; this is encoded by the coding sequence ATGCAGCCTGTCATAAAAGCCCATGATGTGGTGCAGGTTCTCAATAAAAAAACCGTTTTAAAAGGGATTAACCTGGAAGTTCCTGCAGGGGAGGCCCTAGGCATCTTTGGCACCCGGGGAACGGGAAAAACCACTCTGCTCCATCTTCTGGCCGGTATCGATCAATTTCATTCCGGCAGGGTGGAAATTCTGGGGATGGATATCCAAAAGGACAATGCCTATAAAAAACACCTGGGACTGGTAACCCAGGAGCGCAGTTTATTCCGGGAATTAAAGGTGGCGGAGAATCTTGACTTTATTGCCACCCTGAGAGGCGGCAGCCGGGCCGTCCTCGGTCAATTGGTAAAGTCATTGGAATTAAATCCCTTATTAAAAGAACCGGTCTCCACCTTGGAAGACGGCGCCTATCAGCGGGTGGCCTTGGCCTGCGCCCTGTTGGGTGACCCTAAAATCTTATTAGCGGATGAGTTAATTCGGGATATTGATTTTTATTCTCAGAGATTGCTTCTAAAAATCGTACGGCAGTTTTTAAAAGAGGGCGGCACCTTTGTCTGCGGTTTTAGTCAGATGGATTATGCCGGACAGTTGAACCGGATAGCCTGGCTGACGGACGGCCAATTAACCTTCTACCGCCCGGAAGAAGCAGTAAAGGAATGGCAGAGACAGTTTCAGGAAATCAACCGACAGAGCGGTGAACCCCATGATTAG
- a CDS encoding HlyD family secretion protein, which yields MDELLKVQQKKKKILLLFLSLMILAALILGGYFYKIQTKQAREQESLTATGTLEATRVMASFKVAGRMDALLVDEGARVKKGDLLATLEPKELQAKLSQAQGAHEAALAASQQASEAVPLTRQQVEATIAQCQAKVEQAAVKLRSAKQLYDRMVELHKAGAISDSQLEDATNNYDAAQQQQEEAKAALAQAEAARLQVEVSQAQYDAAVGQVNQAQGALEEAKAYLENSQLKAAMDGFITQKYLEQGEMLNAGTPVFEITDLEHTFVKVFISEKKIGRVHLGQQAEIRVLAFPDKVFKGKVVFVNNAGDFAVKKAVNEQNQHDIRSFEVKIDVPNQDLLLKVGMTATVRILEE from the coding sequence ATGGATGAGTTGCTAAAGGTACAGCAAAAGAAAAAGAAGATTCTGCTGCTGTTCCTGTCCTTGATGATTTTAGCTGCCCTGATCTTGGGCGGGTATTTTTATAAAATCCAAACCAAACAAGCCCGGGAGCAGGAGAGCCTGACGGCTACCGGAACCCTTGAGGCTACCCGGGTGATGGCGTCCTTTAAGGTAGCGGGCCGGATGGATGCCCTTCTGGTGGATGAAGGCGCCCGGGTAAAAAAGGGAGACCTTCTGGCTACCCTGGAACCGAAGGAACTGCAGGCCAAATTATCCCAAGCCCAGGGAGCCCATGAAGCAGCCCTGGCCGCCAGCCAGCAGGCCTCAGAGGCCGTTCCCCTCACCCGTCAGCAGGTGGAGGCCACCATTGCCCAATGCCAGGCCAAAGTAGAACAGGCCGCAGTCAAACTTCGCAGCGCCAAGCAGCTTTATGACCGCATGGTAGAGTTACATAAGGCCGGGGCCATCTCGGACAGTCAACTGGAGGATGCCACCAACAATTATGATGCCGCCCAACAACAGCAGGAAGAGGCCAAGGCCGCTTTGGCTCAAGCCGAAGCAGCCCGGCTGCAGGTGGAGGTCTCCCAGGCTCAATATGACGCTGCAGTGGGGCAGGTCAATCAGGCCCAAGGGGCATTGGAAGAGGCCAAGGCCTATTTGGAAAACAGCCAGTTAAAAGCCGCTATGGACGGATTCATTACGCAAAAGTACCTGGAGCAGGGTGAAATGCTGAATGCCGGAACCCCGGTCTTTGAAATCACCGACCTGGAACATACTTTTGTGAAAGTGTTTATCAGTGAAAAAAAGATCGGCCGGGTTCATCTGGGGCAGCAAGCCGAAATCAGAGTCCTTGCCTTCCCGGATAAAGTCTTTAAAGGAAAGGTTGTGTTTGTTAACAACGCCGGCGACTTTGCCGTGAAAAAAGCGGTGAACGAGCAAAATCAACATGATATCCGCAGCTTTGAGGTGAAAATTGATGTGCCCAACCAGGATCTTCTTTTAAAAGTAGGCATGACCGCCACTGTCAGGATATTGGAGGAATAA
- the uvrC gene encoding excinuclease ABC subunit UvrC, with the protein MKLPLSEKIKNIPARPGVYLYKNEDGQVIYVGKAVSLKNRVRSYFQAGAKQAPKVKAMLSRAVDLDFIVTDSEMEALILENNLIKEHRPKYNILLKDDKTYPYIKVTVHEDFPRVYLTRRVLKDRARYFGPFTNVGAVNETMRLLKKIFPLRTCKQRELSPRDRPCLNYHIKRCLGPCCGLVERQTYRETVNEVVLFLEGRQEDLIKRLRQRMEEAAENLEFEKAAELRDQVRAVEKIVERQKVVSTEGVDQDVIAMARGFDESCLTVFFIRSGKLIGREHYFLEGTDILERGEIMAAFIQQFYNQTEFIPAELLLSEEIANPELLTAWLSKLRGSRVVIKTPKRGDKQKLVEMAAQNALLSLEQTQLQRQANREAVDGALSELMAALGLEKPPHRMECYDISNIQGTETVSSMVVFEEGRPKKDQYRRFKIRWVQGANDFASMHETLTRRFAQAREEQALLERGEITLKQAKFIRLPDLIIIDGGKGQLSAAREAMLEQGFAHIATFGLAKEEELLFAPGRPDPIRLPRESKGLQILQRLRDEAHRFAVTYHRKLRTRRNLKSLLDEIDGIGAVRRRELYKAYKNLAAIQQASLEELAKVPGMNMKSAEAVWRYFREECP; encoded by the coding sequence ATGAAACTGCCGTTATCGGAAAAAATTAAAAACATTCCGGCCCGCCCAGGGGTTTATTTATATAAAAATGAAGACGGACAGGTTATCTATGTGGGCAAGGCGGTGTCCCTAAAGAACCGGGTTCGCTCGTACTTTCAGGCCGGGGCCAAACAGGCGCCCAAAGTGAAGGCCATGCTCAGTCGGGCCGTAGATCTGGATTTCATTGTCACCGATTCCGAAATGGAAGCCCTGATTTTAGAAAATAACCTGATCAAAGAACACCGTCCCAAGTACAATATCCTCTTAAAGGATGATAAAACCTATCCTTATATCAAGGTAACTGTTCATGAGGATTTTCCCCGGGTATATCTAACCCGCCGGGTGCTCAAAGACCGTGCGCGCTATTTTGGTCCCTTCACCAATGTGGGGGCGGTCAATGAAACCATGCGGCTGCTGAAAAAAATTTTTCCTTTGCGCACCTGCAAGCAGCGGGAACTGAGTCCTAGGGATCGTCCCTGTCTGAATTACCACATTAAACGCTGTCTGGGTCCCTGCTGCGGTCTGGTGGAGCGGCAAACCTACCGGGAAACCGTTAACGAAGTGGTGCTGTTTCTAGAAGGACGGCAGGAGGATCTAATCAAACGATTACGGCAGCGCATGGAAGAGGCTGCGGAAAATCTGGAGTTTGAAAAGGCTGCGGAACTGCGGGACCAAGTGCGGGCGGTGGAAAAGATTGTAGAGCGGCAAAAGGTGGTATCCACCGAAGGGGTGGACCAGGATGTGATTGCCATGGCCAGAGGTTTTGATGAGTCCTGCCTGACTGTATTTTTTATCCGGAGCGGCAAGCTCATCGGCCGGGAGCATTATTTCCTGGAAGGTACCGATATCCTGGAGCGGGGAGAAATTATGGCCGCCTTTATCCAGCAGTTTTACAATCAAACGGAGTTTATCCCCGCTGAATTACTCCTGTCCGAAGAGATCGCCAATCCGGAGCTGCTGACAGCCTGGCTCAGTAAACTGAGAGGCAGCCGGGTGGTCATCAAAACCCCTAAACGGGGGGATAAACAGAAACTGGTGGAAATGGCGGCTCAAAACGCTTTGCTGTCTTTGGAACAGACCCAACTGCAGCGCCAGGCCAACCGGGAAGCGGTGGACGGAGCCCTGTCCGAACTGATGGCGGCCCTGGGTTTGGAGAAGCCTCCCCACCGGATGGAATGCTACGATATTTCCAACATCCAGGGGACGGAAACTGTTTCCTCCATGGTGGTTTTTGAAGAAGGGCGGCCTAAAAAGGACCAGTACCGGAGATTTAAGATTCGCTGGGTCCAGGGAGCCAACGACTTTGCTTCCATGCATGAGACCTTAACCCGGCGTTTCGCCCAGGCCAGGGAAGAACAGGCCCTTTTGGAACGGGGAGAGATAACCCTCAAACAGGCGAAATTTATCCGGCTGCCGGATTTAATCATTATCGACGGCGGCAAAGGGCAGCTCTCCGCAGCTCGGGAAGCCATGCTGGAGCAGGGCTTTGCCCATATTGCCACCTTTGGCCTGGCCAAGGAAGAAGAACTGCTTTTCGCACCGGGACGTCCGGACCCCATCCGGCTGCCCCGGGAGTCCAAGGGACTGCAGATACTGCAGCGGCTTAGGGATGAGGCCCATCGCTTTGCGGTAACCTACCACCGGAAACTGCGCACCCGAAGAAATCTTAAATCCTTGTTGGATGAAATAGACGGCATTGGCGCGGTGCGCCGCCGTGAGCTTTACAAGGCCTATAAAAATCTGGCAGCAATTCAACAGGCTTCGCTGGAAGAACTGGCCAAGGTGCCGGGTATGAACATGAAGTCCGCCGAGGCGGTGTGGAGGTATTTTCGGGAGGAATGCCCTTGA
- a CDS encoding ABC transporter permease: MRAIFTIACYETLLILKDRTLRLMLFVVPLLYAVVFGFVYMQGVLSQVPLAIVDLDHSAVSREVRTSFENSPYFRLVPGIESPDQLEKAMREGKVRAGIVIPEQFALNIQRHRPTELLGVYDASNLIWGYNTRRYMREVATDFNTQQTAAYLAGLGISKNQIQGIMNTVNLNYEVWYNPTFSYATYFYPGLLLMVIHQISLLSVSLTVTREKERNTWVQYLSSFLPSWKIFLGKALPYFIVNFFNYALLLWIASYFVNARLEGSVGLIVLFGLLFDIIITSLGFLISVHAPNSLQVTRYLMLISVPIFMASGFSWPQSHIPRAVNALSSLLPFPWMAEAFRMITVKNLPLAYVLKHLLVLLAMAGGSLGLAMTFKKKRRPPSSRGVAVNSSHSYPGL; this comes from the coding sequence TTGAGAGCAATTTTTACCATTGCTTGTTATGAAACCCTGCTGATTTTAAAGGACCGGACGCTCCGTTTGATGCTTTTTGTCGTTCCTTTGCTTTATGCCGTAGTTTTTGGTTTTGTTTATATGCAGGGAGTTCTCAGCCAGGTACCCCTGGCGATCGTGGATCTGGATCATTCGGCAGTCAGCCGGGAGGTTCGCACCTCCTTTGAAAACAGTCCTTATTTTCGCCTTGTGCCCGGTATAGAAAGTCCGGATCAACTGGAAAAAGCCATGCGGGAGGGAAAAGTCCGGGCGGGAATTGTAATCCCGGAGCAGTTTGCCCTGAATATTCAGAGACACCGGCCCACAGAACTGCTGGGGGTTTATGATGCTTCCAACCTGATCTGGGGGTATAACACCCGGCGCTATATGCGGGAGGTCGCCACTGATTTCAATACCCAGCAAACGGCGGCTTACTTAGCGGGCCTGGGTATTTCCAAAAATCAGATCCAGGGCATTATGAATACCGTGAATTTAAATTATGAGGTTTGGTATAATCCCACCTTTAGCTACGCCACCTACTTTTACCCGGGCCTGTTATTGATGGTTATTCATCAGATTTCCCTGCTGAGCGTCAGCCTGACCGTGACCCGGGAAAAAGAACGGAACACCTGGGTCCAGTATCTCAGTTCTTTCCTGCCTAGTTGGAAAATCTTTCTGGGTAAGGCTCTGCCCTACTTTATCGTCAATTTCTTTAACTATGCTTTGCTGCTGTGGATTGCCTCTTATTTTGTCAATGCCCGGCTGGAAGGTTCGGTGGGGTTGATTGTGCTCTTTGGGCTGCTTTTTGACATCATTATTACCTCTCTTGGCTTTTTGATTTCCGTTCATGCGCCCAATTCCCTGCAGGTAACCCGTTACCTCATGCTGATTTCCGTTCCGATTTTTATGGCCTCGGGCTTCAGTTGGCCCCAAAGCCATATTCCCCGGGCCGTCAACGCTTTGTCCTCCTTGCTGCCCTTTCCCTGGATGGCTGAGGCTTTCCGCATGATTACCGTGAAGAATCTGCCTCTAGCCTATGTGCTGAAGCACCTCTTAGTGCTGTTGGCTATGGCCGGGGGTTCCCTAGGTCTGGCCATGACCTTCAAAAAGAAGCGCCGTCCTCCTTCTTCCAGGGGGGTGGCGGTAAACAGCAGCCACAGTTATCCCGGCTTGTAA
- a CDS encoding Cof-type HAD-IIB family hydrolase produces MTRYRMLAIDLDDTLLNSRLQISPRTKEAIRRARDAGVHVTLATGRMYRSALPYARELELNLPLITYQGALIKEVATEEVLLHRPLPLELAREAVALASSQGHHVNVYLDDNLYVGKLTPEAEKYRKISGVPIYPVGDLVKLLDKRGVAPTKVLVVGEETAMDELGEQMLDRFGKTLHICKSKPHFLELSHPEATKGHALDTLARRWDLTRDQVIAVGDSYNDLEMIEYAGLGVVMGNACPDIKAKADYITQSNEQDGVAEVIAKFIFED; encoded by the coding sequence TTGACACGATACCGTATGCTAGCCATTGATCTGGATGATACCCTGCTGAACAGCCGGCTTCAAATATCCCCGCGAACCAAGGAAGCGATCCGCAGGGCTAGAGACGCGGGAGTCCATGTGACCTTGGCTACCGGCAGAATGTACCGGTCGGCTCTGCCCTACGCCCGCGAGCTGGAGCTGAACCTGCCCCTAATTACTTACCAGGGTGCCTTGATAAAGGAAGTTGCCACCGAAGAAGTTCTGCTGCACCGTCCGCTGCCCCTGGAACTGGCCCGGGAAGCGGTGGCTCTGGCTAGTTCCCAAGGGCATCATGTAAACGTTTATTTGGACGATAACCTTTATGTGGGAAAGCTGACTCCGGAGGCTGAAAAATACCGGAAAATATCAGGGGTACCCATTTATCCGGTGGGGGATTTGGTAAAACTCCTGGATAAGCGGGGGGTGGCCCCTACTAAAGTGCTGGTGGTGGGAGAAGAAACCGCCATGGATGAATTGGGTGAGCAAATGTTGGATCGTTTTGGCAAAACCCTGCATATTTGCAAATCCAAACCTCATTTTTTAGAGCTTTCCCACCCGGAGGCGACCAAAGGCCATGCTCTGGATACCCTGGCCCGCCGCTGGGACTTAACCAGAGACCAGGTGATTGCCGTGGGGGACAGCTATAACGACCTGGAAATGATTGAATATGCGGGACTGGGTGTGGTGATGGGCAATGCCTGTCCCGATATAAAAGCAAAAGCGGATTATATCACCCAATCCAACGAGCAGGACGGTGTTGCCGAAGTCATTGCCAAATTCATCTTTGAGGATTGA
- a CDS encoding HPr family phosphocarrier protein, translating into MLKKCLHGPNQLKAQPAAKFVKAANQFLSEVTLEKGGHRVNGKSMMSVMELANHQEEELILSVDGEDAALAMDVLSSLLEDGR; encoded by the coding sequence ATGTTAAAAAAGTGCCTGCATGGTCCAAACCAATTGAAAGCTCAGCCAGCGGCAAAGTTCGTTAAGGCAGCCAACCAGTTTCTTTCGGAGGTCACCCTGGAGAAGGGTGGCCACAGGGTAAATGGAAAAAGCATGATGAGCGTTATGGAACTGGCCAATCACCAGGAAGAAGAACTGATTCTGTCGGTGGACGGGGAAGACGCCGCCCTGGCCATGGATGTATTAAGCAGTCTGCTGGAGGATGGAAGATAG
- the rapZ gene encoding RNase adapter RapZ: MAEPRLLIVTGMSGAGKTQAIQSLEDLGYFCVDNLPPALIPKFAELVAQSNGKIDKSALVVDIRGGTFFHQLTEVLKDFSQQGYKYEILFLEASDETLVRRYKESRRRHPLDNHGEVLAVIREERELLQEIRGRANKIIDTSNVSNNQLKEQIITQYGGDKEDRNRLLITVISFGYKYGIPLDSDLVLDVRFLPNPHYIPELRCLTGNDEPVQRHVMSHDVTNQFMEKLTDFVNFLIPHYENEGKATLMIAIGCTGGMHRSVTLANKLGEILLQKGYRVNVRHRDIMRV; encoded by the coding sequence GTGGCTGAGCCAAGATTGCTCATTGTAACAGGGATGTCCGGAGCGGGCAAAACCCAGGCCATCCAGAGTTTAGAGGATTTAGGCTACTTTTGTGTGGATAATCTACCCCCGGCTTTGATCCCGAAATTTGCGGAACTGGTGGCCCAATCCAATGGTAAAATTGATAAGAGCGCCCTGGTGGTTGACATTCGGGGAGGGACTTTTTTTCATCAGCTTACCGAGGTGTTGAAAGATTTTAGCCAACAGGGTTACAAATATGAAATTTTATTTTTGGAAGCCTCCGATGAGACCCTGGTGCGTAGATATAAGGAGTCCCGTCGGCGTCATCCTTTGGATAATCACGGGGAAGTACTGGCAGTGATCCGGGAAGAAAGGGAACTGCTTCAGGAAATCCGGGGGCGGGCCAATAAAATTATTGACACCTCCAATGTATCCAACAATCAGTTGAAGGAGCAGATTATTACCCAGTATGGCGGGGACAAGGAGGACCGTAACCGGCTGTTGATTACGGTTATTTCCTTTGGCTACAAATATGGCATTCCCCTGGACTCCGACCTGGTGCTGGACGTCCGTTTTTTGCCCAATCCCCATTATATTCCGGAGCTGCGCTGTTTGACCGGAAACGACGAACCGGTACAGCGGCATGTGATGTCCCATGATGTGACCAATCAATTCATGGAGAAACTAACGGACTTCGTCAATTTCTTAATTCCCCATTATGAAAACGAAGGTAAAGCAACCCTGATGATTGCCATTGGCTGTACCGGGGGCATGCACCGTTCGGTAACCCTGGCCAATAAGTTGGGAGAAATACTGCTTCAGAAAGGCTACCGTGTGAATGTACGGCACCGGGATATCATGCGAGTATAG
- a CDS encoding TetR/AcrR family transcriptional regulator, which produces MNQEEMSRAEESKNRILLAAAGVFSRKGLHGARVDEIAAAAKINKRMIYHYFESKENLYVEVLRYNLQKIQQFSQGAFVPGGDPVENVTRTLRQYFYFLAEDEEFVRLLSWEALNRGHYSSKLLPQLFHLFQSDLGQILQEGITRKVFRRNLDVGQILLSIHALCLAYFTRREMMQPIGSGNRMSGEMLEDRLNHILDLVFQGILNRPE; this is translated from the coding sequence ATGAATCAAGAGGAAATGTCCCGGGCTGAGGAAAGTAAAAACCGGATACTTTTGGCGGCGGCGGGCGTCTTTTCGCGCAAAGGACTGCATGGGGCCAGAGTGGATGAGATTGCTGCCGCTGCCAAGATTAACAAACGAATGATCTACCATTACTTTGAAAGTAAGGAAAACCTGTATGTGGAGGTGCTTCGCTACAACCTTCAAAAGATCCAGCAGTTCAGTCAGGGAGCCTTTGTTCCAGGAGGGGATCCGGTGGAAAATGTAACCCGGACCCTGCGCCAATACTTCTATTTTCTGGCTGAGGATGAGGAATTTGTACGCCTGCTTAGTTGGGAGGCCCTGAACCGGGGCCACTACAGCAGTAAACTGCTGCCTCAGCTCTTTCATTTGTTCCAGTCGGACCTGGGACAAATCTTGCAGGAGGGCATTACCCGGAAAGTGTTTCGCCGGAATCTGGATGTGGGCCAAATTTTGCTGAGCATTCACGCCCTCTGCCTGGCTTATTTTACCCGCCGGGAGATGATGCAGCCCATAGGATCCGGCAATCGAATGTCCGGTGAAATGTTGGAAGACCGTCTGAACCATATCCTGGATCTGGTCTTTCAGGGAATTTTGAACCGGCCCGAATGA
- a CDS encoding ABC transporter permease, which produces MIRALIQRELLYLWRDRGLRNILLFGSLLGLALFFATYSAQVLQNIPTAVVDLDHSSASHQLIEKVAQAENLQVAAYPDSYEEAEELMKRGKIVVTMVIPENYGKTLALGRQGNVYMAIDGSNMIYSTNATTAALTVAKTISAQAGVKALLARGFQPSEAQNAYLGVELREEAWFNPTLNYAYFLVLALVLNIWQQCCTLAAATNIISETGRPSWKQFKMAGLSKWTLFASKSAVHIVLFMFMVLPVYLISFAVFKVPLHCSGWLLLFFTLAFTIALHSVGTFTSSIGRNAVDTTRYGMIIALPSFILSGYGWPLESMPAFLQSLVKLLPQTWFFQGLNYLTFKNPDLSFVQTYFWAFGIISVVCYGATALLTSRK; this is translated from the coding sequence ATGATTAGGGCCCTGATACAGCGGGAATTACTTTATTTGTGGCGGGACCGGGGACTGCGCAATATTTTGCTTTTCGGCTCGTTGCTGGGGCTGGCTTTGTTTTTCGCCACTTACAGTGCACAGGTTCTGCAAAATATCCCCACCGCGGTGGTGGATCTGGATCATTCCAGCGCCAGCCACCAGTTAATCGAAAAGGTTGCTCAGGCAGAGAATTTACAGGTGGCAGCCTACCCGGACAGTTATGAGGAAGCCGAGGAACTGATGAAACGGGGTAAAATCGTAGTAACCATGGTCATCCCGGAGAACTACGGCAAAACCCTTGCCTTGGGGCGTCAAGGCAACGTCTATATGGCCATCGACGGCAGTAACATGATCTACTCCACCAATGCCACCACAGCAGCACTGACCGTAGCTAAGACCATTAGCGCCCAGGCCGGGGTTAAGGCCCTGCTGGCCCGGGGATTTCAGCCCTCCGAAGCCCAAAATGCCTATCTGGGGGTGGAACTGCGGGAAGAAGCCTGGTTCAATCCCACCCTCAATTACGCCTACTTTCTGGTTTTGGCCTTGGTTCTAAACATCTGGCAGCAGTGTTGTACTCTGGCTGCAGCCACCAATATCATCAGCGAAACCGGCCGACCCAGTTGGAAGCAATTTAAAATGGCCGGCTTATCCAAGTGGACTTTATTTGCCAGCAAATCCGCTGTGCATATCGTCCTTTTTATGTTCATGGTACTGCCGGTGTACCTCATTTCCTTTGCTGTTTTTAAGGTGCCCCTGCACTGCAGCGGCTGGCTGTTGCTGTTCTTTACCCTGGCCTTTACCATCGCTTTGCACAGTGTGGGCACCTTTACTTCCAGCATTGGCCGGAATGCCGTGGATACCACCCGGTATGGCATGATCATTGCCCTGCCTTCCTTTATTTTATCCGGCTACGGTTGGCCTCTGGAGTCCATGCCGGCCTTTCTGCAGTCTCTGGTCAAACTGCTGCCCCAGACCTGGTTTTTCCAGGGTTTGAATTATTTAACCTTTAAAAATCCGGATCTGTCCTTTGTACAGACTTATTTTTGGGCTTTTGGTATCATCTCGGTGGTTTGTTACGGTGCAACGGCACTGTTGACATCCCGCAAGTAA